Genomic DNA from Vicugna pacos chromosome 14, VicPac4, whole genome shotgun sequence:
ACactaccccaccccccaaaaatcaAACCGAAAACCACGCATACAACCATCatgcctttcctttttctccGGCAGTGGTATCAGTAGTCACCCAGTTTATGCCAGAAACCTGAGTCTGCCTTGTCccctcctccctgtccttctccCATAAATCTATCACCAAAAATCTTGCCAATTTTTCCTatgtttcctttccattttctttatcccATTGCCACGACCTGATTCCATTCCATCATTTTCCTGCCTTTTCTTTTGTAGGAGTCCTGCGCTGGCctgcctcccccccaccccaccccccacccccgcctgggACATTGCTCTACAGACAGAATGAGTGATTTTTCTAATATGTAAATCTACTCTCTTGGTTGAAACCCTTCCAAGACAACCCTTTAATTATCCTGAGGGTAAAATCCAACAACTGGAACTTGGCTTAACGATGGCTCTCATACAAGGCCCTGCCTGCCTTACCAGCCAGTTACAGTCCTCTTTCGATTTCTTGAATACATtctcttttgctctttttttttttaatgggaggtaattttaggtttatttatttgttttttatttttttaaacagaggtacaggggattgaaccccggatcTTGTGCttgttaggcatgcactctaccactgagctatataccctacTCCTTTTGCTCCTAAATATGTGATTCCCTCTGCTTCTGACACTCTTCTGTCCTCTCTGCCTGGTCAACGTCCATTCTTCCTTCATGCTTCAGCTTAAATATGACCTtcctgtacactagaaattgacacagcattgtaaactgactatacttcaattttaaaaaatgaaaaaaaaaataaaaagcaacacaGAGTAATATAAATACAGTGAAtcctctaattaaaaaaaaaaatcaccttcctAATTCCCCAGGATACTCCTGCCGTCTACCAGCATGACTCTTCCTGGAAGACTGGCCCCTCTGCATTTGTTTAGGTCTGTGGTCCCATCTGCTTTGGACTGTGCATGGTGGCTGGGCTGTGGGAGGTTTGTTCTGGGTTATAAAACCTGGCATGGGTGCTCAGTGTCTACCtgttgagtgaataaagaagTAAGTTGTCCTATCATGGTGGTTAGAGCTACTTTGAATTCATTCTgtcctttgaaaataaatgtaatgctCAGCTGTTTCTGTTCTTGAATATAGTTTGGGAGAGCCGGTGGTGACTGCAGCAGTGGGGCCCCAGTATGGACGGCTACACAGTCCTGAGAGTGATCGGGGAAGGCTCCTTCGGCAGAGCCCTTTTGGTTCAGCAGGAAAGCAGTAATCGGATGTTTGCCATGAAAGAAATAAGGCTTCCCAAGGTGACTGCTAAAGCAGTTAGCTTTTGTTGAGCGTGTACCTGTAATTTGTAGGGGAAAATAAATTCTTGAGCGTTAATGTGGTTTTTTGTGCCAAAGTTTTCATGGATTTATTCATATAATAAAGATCTTTGCAAGGTCTTGATATATCTTTTGTGGTTCTTAGGACATTATAATTAACAAGAATAATCAAGATTTGGGTGGTGATtgctatttattttatcttaatgTGAATAATTTGTAATAAGTTCCAATTTTGCATACCTAAGGGTGTAGGGAATATGCCCAAAAGCAATTCAGGTGCAACATTAATGTAAAAAAGGAACATAAACATACAAGAGCTAGCTCAAGACCTAAAACGCTAACCTTCGGTATCAAGGAACCTATTCTGTGGTTTAGTTTGTCGGTTTTATTAATTTATAGGTGCTGATTTAtctgtacagttgacccttgaacaacacaggtttgaactgcctCGAGTCCACTTAGACTCAGATTTTGTTCAGTACTGAATACTGCAGTGCTACACGACCCGAAGCTGGTTGAACCCTGGATGCAGAAACTTGGATACGGAGGAACCACATGTGCGGAGGGCCGACTATGCATTGTGCTCAGAATTTTAACTGCGTGGAGTCAGTTCCCCTAACCTTGTTCAGGTGTCAGCTGTATTGATCACTGTGTGACCTATATGACATATCACTTACTATATGACCCTTATAGTGGTCATATGGAAGAACCATGCTATGAAGGCTGCTTAATAGTGTTtggataattttgttttaaatacactTTAATAAAATTCTCAGaatgagtatttttattttcccattgcATTCTTGACCTTGTAtagtggttctcagacttgagtgggcatcagaatcacctggagggcgtGTTCTAACAGATTGCTGAGACTGCCTGGTTGAGTAGGTCCAGGTGGGCCcgtgaatttgcatttttaacaagttcccagtgggtgctgctgctgctgctctgagaCCCCTTGTGGTAGGACATCATCAGTTGCAGTTGCTTAATTGTAAGAGAAGTCATTCAGGATTTTATCCTCATAGAGTAAATTAGGGGATAAGCAGTTTTGGAAACTTACTTTGCATATAGTCTTTGTCTATCCTTGCTGGTGTAAGGCACCAGTGGACTGATAAAGTGATGCAGACAGTAAAAACATGAAATCCCTAGTTTTTCTTTAAGGATCTGCCATTGTTGATGGCATGCTGGCTCCACAAGTTAGGATACGCTTAGGCTGCTGTTAAAACTCGTTTACATTCTGTGCTTGTAAAGACAAAAGAGGTCAGATTAAGCCTGCAAAATATGTGTAATGATAGTTGGAAAATCCCCACGTGTTTTCTCGTGGCGTTTCATCGACTTAAACTGGGTCAAAGCGCAGTGCTACAGAACTACGTCTAGCAGTGAAACGTACAAAATACTACCATATGGTAAACctatctatttttaaatgaagtgttACATTTAccttatttaaaatctttttctagtCTCCCTCTGATACACAGAATTCTAGGAAGGAGGCTGTTCTGTTAGCCAAGATGAAACACCCCAATATTGTTGCCTTTAAAGAATCATTTGAAGGTAAATATGAATTTCCCCCAATACAAGCATTTCTGAATTTGATTCATGGCCACTATGGCTTTCTTAAGGAGGCTTCCATTTATTTTAGCTGAAGGACATCTGTATATTGTGATGGAGTATTGTGATGGAGGAGACCTAATGCAGAAGATTAAacatcagaaaggaaagttgtttCCTGAAGATATGGTGAGAGACTGACACCTAGTTTCCCTCAATGTTTAGAAGCACCTTTTCTCATAAAATCTGTATGTGATTTTACATGATTACCTGACACCCTAGTTAGAAATGACTAATTTCTGTATCCATCCTATTGCTGAGTGTGTCGTTACAATGTGGCTGCCTGCAATGTTTTTAGGAAGTAAAATAGACATAAGtttataaaatacctagaaacaaaactttcatgtttagaagaaattcaaaattgtgtttattcatattttgtactagatatattttaaatttttattttttcgaATTGAAATGTTAGAAGGCAGGtggattttttttgcatttctagaTCATCTGAAGAATGAAGCCTGCAGTTCTGTTTTTTGGGAGTACctattctcagtctttttccttctaaaatttaGCATATTCCCTTAATATGCTTACTGCCTTTTTAATGGAAAGttgcatattaaatattaatgaaatgaaTTGACAAAGGAAAATATTACATAGACAGCTTTACTGGGGCTTAGTGTGATATAGGGTATAACATGTTATGAAAGTATATTGGTATAAGTATTTTTCATTTAGAAGTTGTGTTGTTAAGAATCTGGATTCCATAGTAGGAGGTCAGTTTTGCTTAAAATAGATGAATCTTCACAGCAAAAAAGGGATGAAAAAGGGTCAGTTTGACATTTAATTGTGGGCACCTGGAAATCTGGGTACTATTGACTGGGGATTTGTAAGCGGAAATGCTGACCTCAAAAGATTGTTGATAATGTAATGAAATCTTTGAACATATGAATAGTCtggaaaagtaaatgaaaatctGATGTAATGATTACAGTATAAAAAGTTATAGCATATTCATTTCTAAGTAGTGAACtacttttatatatgcatttaagaaATTCTTTTATTTGGttgaatataagaaaaatatagtgggagttttattaaaataaattgctCTTTGGATCACACATAAGATAATGATAATGGAGTTCACAGCTTTTCAGAATTTCTCCAGGCATCACTGAATCTTAGTTGAAGTATGTAACTTTTAGCAGTTCTATACTTGTATTATGGAAAACCCAGGTCAACCAAGGCTGAGAGATGATTCTTGAGAATTTGGGGTTACCCTGACCCATCTACTGCATTCTTACAGATTCATATGCTTTCTTTCTCACAGATACTTAACTGGTTTACACAAATGTGCCTTGGAGTAAATCACATTCACAAGAAACGTGTGTTACACAGAGATATCAAGTCTAAGgtaaatgaaatacattttggacctgaaaaaaaaaaaccaaacccagacttttattcagtcttttttctgtgttattcTGTTTCTGTTGGGggcatttttatttagtttaggAATATTTGTCTATGTAATTATTTGTACTGGCCAAATAAAGTACTACCTGAGAAAGGGTTATTTAATCTCTTTAGTAGTATATGTTAATGTGTTCCAGGCTCTCTAAGTGACTTCTTACGGAGACCACGTGTGCTCAGATGAAAAATGGTTGAGACTAGGACCTGCCATGTGGAGTTACCCTGATACAGTTTTCCTGGTTGATCAGGGTGTGCTGATACAGTCTGAAGCTCGCTTGTTAGATTTCTAAACAGACATCCTGAATTCCCAAGCAAGGGAATGTGTAGCTGTCAAGACAGTATCTTGTCTTTTTTGTGTTCATTCGGAGACTTGGCTGTCAGCATTTCTACTCCTCATCTCCATCATCAGCAGGCTCTGAAAGACAGCTTCTCCCAGAGATCTCTGCCTTGTGTTTGAATGATGGAGGATGTAAtttgagcttttcttttttttgatgcaGAATGTCTTCCTCACCCAAAGTGGAAAAGTAAAACTGGGTGATTTTGGAGCTGCCCGACTTCTCTCCAAGTACGTATGTCTAGTCTATAGTAGTGacagtaataaaaatatctaTTATTCAGAAATGCCCTGTAATCATTCTCTGCCTTTTTGTGATTTTAGTCCCATGGCGTTTGCTTGTACATATGTGGGAACACCTTATTATGTGCCCCCAGAAATTTGGGAAAACATGCCTTATAACAATAAAAGGTAAGTGATGACTTAGTTGGTACAAGGGTGGCTGTTTGGTGACAGGCATTGTAGCCTAtggatgaaattttatttttaaaaaaatatatctcaAAGCAGTGTAGAATTTAAACTCCCAGGCTTCTAGATGAAAGTCATAATTTTCCAACTGTTTTGATCAGAGCTAAGAGGAGCTACATGTAAATGCTGAAAGAAAGGCTAGTCATTTCTGGGAACAATATGAATTATATTACTGCTTCTCAAACTTTGCTGCTCCCgcttttaaaaatcccaaagCACAGGTTGTAGCCATACCAGTTAAATCCAAATGTCTGGCGTGGGAAGCAGACATCAGTAATTTTCCAGGATTACCAAGTGATTCCAACGTGCAGTAAAATTTGGGAACCACTGGATTATGTCACTGAGTTAACATTTATAGGACCAGGTAATAAGCACTTCTCATTGATTATGAGAAAATGGTATGAAGTCCTTATGATTGAAAACATAAGTTTTTTCTGAATGTAAGTAATATATGCCCACTCATTGATGGAGAGGGTGGGCAGGGGAGATTGGAAATGTAGAGATATACAAGAAGTGAAATGGACATCACCCATTTTTACACAATGACTAAtagtattttgggtttttttcctcatCCATTCACTTTTTCCACTAAACTTagataaatactgtatattaAATTTAGTATGttgcttttttcactttgtaTTATATCATATCCATTTCACACCATATCTAAACTCTTCATAATTATTGTCAATGGTCGCATAATAGTTTACTACGTGGCTCTTCTGAAGTTTATTTAACATTCCTCTGTTGTTGGCCTTATGACATGTTTCCAGTTGTCAGTGTCCTAAACAGTGCTGTGATTAGTAATGCCTCTTATGCATAAACATGTCATTGTTGTTTGGCACATTCTTGGCATAAATTCCTAGAAGCAGAAACACCTAAAGGTTCTTGTTACCTTCTGCCAAATTGCTTTCTGAAAAGGGTATGAAAATCCAGGCTGAATAGGCTCCTTGAAGAGTAAAATTGACTGAATTGGAGACAAAACTGCTATAAAGGGACTTCCTGGGACAACTGGGGAAATCTGAGGTTGGACCAAATTTTAGATAGTAGTGTTGAATTAAGGTTAACTTTCTTGGatgtgataatggtattgtgTTCATGAGGGAGCATGTCCTTTCTCTTAGGAGATACATGCTGATGTGCGTCGGGGTGAAATGTTTGATGTCTGCCACCTTTTTTTCAAGAGGTTCAGATCCAGATGGAAGAGGGGAACAGCAGGTGAACGTGGCAGGTGTTAATGACAGGGGTCCTAGGAAGGAGCATGTGGGCATTTACAACTTTTCTATAggtttcaaactttaaaaaattaaaagttgggGGAAACAGTTGATAAAAATcttggttaaaataaaaagaatatcatCTGGAAAATGTCTGGAGGATGACAAGTAGGTGATGAGAATGATGGAGGAACCTGGAGGGGCTTAGTATGAAGAAGGGTGGGTGAACTCTATCCTGATTTTTAAAGAGCTGTTTTGTGGAAGAATAAGAACGCTCTCCCTTAGAGCCATCCGGCGGGGGCACAGAGGGCTGTCCTTCAGGAGGTGTGAGCAGAGGCCTGATGTTGTGCCCAGGTGGTCTGGACAGAAGCTGCACGGGATGACCCTTAAAGTCCTTCTTCCAACTGTGGTCACCTGAGTCCACGAATACCCGCTCTTGCAGCGAGTACTACCGAAGTGATACCTGCATCACCCAGATgtgcaggagcagagctggggagcAGCGTTCTCTTGTGAATGTTACTGTTGGTCAGCACCTAAGGTTTAGACCCAGGTttccatatattttatttcaacagCTGGGAATTACTTGTGATATCTATCCTTATTAAAGGtcgagtgatttttttaaaaaatttttgtgttataaaatacatatattttagtaTGATTACTCATAACCTATCCGTCATTTCATTGCTTCTTTATGCTTCCAGTGACATCTGGTCCTTGGGATGCATCCTCTATGAACTCTGTACCCTTAAACATCCAGTAAGTATGGCATGCAAAATGTGAGAAGTCGTGTGGGGCCAAGTCCTAAGTAATGTGCCGGACTCCAGCTGGCAGTTTGCTCCCCTACGATGTAttcattataatattttttcctgttttttaatattgctaattgaaattttttctttttcaggggtggggtgggaaggtaattaggtttatcatttgattgattgattaattgattggaggtactggggattgaacccaggacctcatgcctgctaagcatgcgctctaccactgagctataccctccctccgtTATAAGATTTTCATGTTTCCACTGCTGTCATCTTTGCCTTGAACCACTACTGTAGCATATCCTAATAGGATATTTCCATGATGCAGTATTTGTAGTTCTACACTTAGcttgccttccttcctttctcccacccaccctccctcccttctttcctttttttgtgggtatccttaatttcttttaatttggtgacatatatgtaacataaaatttgccacttTAACcagttttaaatgtacaattcagtggcatttattacttcacaatattatACAGCCATCACTACTATTTGCAAAACTTTTCCATCACCTGAaatagaaactctgtacccattcatAACTTCATATCCCTCTCTCCCTTCGGCCACTGGTAGCTTTTAATCTACTTTCAATTTCTATGTATTTgcatattctagatatttcatataagttaaattattccatattttccttttgtgtctagcttatttcacatagcatagtgttttcagtgttcatctgtgttgtagcatcCCTTTTTATGACTATATAATTTTCCATAGTATGTTTATACCActttttatttatccatcatctgttgatgacagttgggttgtttccaccttttgctgctgtgaacatgcgtgTACAAGTATCTGTTAGGATCCCTGTTTTCAGTTTTAGGGGAACATaccttggagtggaattgctgggtcacatgttaATTGCacatttagctttttgaggaaccaccagacTGCCTTGCAGAGTGGCTGTACCGCATTTGTCTTGTTGCAGTTGGATTTCACTTCTGCGAGTTTCTTCTCTAACTTCTCTAACTGAAGTAtcgtgagaaaataaactttgcTCCTTTATACTACGTATTtttctaagatattttaaaaagaggtttAATCACTTGCCCTGCTTGTTTACTACACAGAACTAACAATCACAGTGCTGATCCCTATTAAGTATTAGCTTGGCGTAGAATTAAATTCTGTTCTTTGGGCGCGGATTAAAACTTGGCTCTACAGAGTGTTTTTACAGACGTGCTTGAGAGCATGCAGAGCTCAAGAGAGTGAGTGACTGAGAAGAATCCTTCACCACTAGATGAAGGAACTCAAAGGGAAGGCATGCTCCATGAATGAGAGGTCAGCTCCTCTGAATATAAGTGGCTTATAACATCAGCTGCGTAATTAGAACAACCTGGgcaactttttaaaatgctgatgcCTAGGCCCACGCCAGACTCATTGATTTAAAATCTCAGAGGGTGTCCTGGACATtagtggttttggttttggtttctgtttttccatttaatttgtATTCATTGGgagcattctttttttaaaaaattttgtcctTCCACTtgtattgagacataattgacatacagcactgtatacatttaaggtgtacagcataatgatttcacttacatgcaTCATGAAATGGTTATCACAATGATGTTTAGTGAATCTCCATCATCTCATAGAgatgcaaaacaaaagaaaaagaaaaaaatttttcccttgtgatgagaattcttgggacttactctcttaacaactttcatatataacgtacagcagttttaattatatttatcatattgtatgttacatccctagtacttacttatctcataactggaagtttgtacgtTTTGCCTGCCTTTATCCAATTCCCCCTTCCCCAAACTTCtgcctctgataaccacaaatctgatctcccATTCTATGAATTTATTtgcttttgaagtataattgacccaCAACGCTATGCTCGTTCCTGGgacattaatgtttttaaaacagcttATTTTACTGTGTAGCCCAAGTGGGGTAcaagcaaaattatttttaaaatttcagtaacttttttgtgattatatttttcatttccctgattttgtcttttttataaatgttcatgtacatgtttcttatttgttccAACAAGAATAACTATTAAGGTGTACAGTGCCCTGAGTATTTGGCACAGGATCTGTTCTCTTGTCtgttttaaaaaaggcaaaagcagTTCTCAAACCTTTAGGAAATGCAGAAACTCAgtataatggttaaaaaaaacctGAGGCAAAGGAGATTcaatcttatttttcatttcctgaATTTTCCCTTGGTTATTGCTTTTTTCCTTACTTACATGTTGATTTTTCCTTTCTCATATCGTTTATATATTAACAGGGTAGGGCACCTCCGAGGCAGAATGCCATCATGCTCTTACATAAATATTAACCAAGGCTGACACCTGATGTTAATTCCAGTATGTTTATTACAcaatgaaaactttttaaatgtctttctgGTATGTCACGTTCTATCCCACTCTATTACTTGTCAAATTTTAATAACTACTTTGATGACATAAGAGGTGAAAAAGGTTTTGCAGTCGaagtttaaaatgggaaaagtctAAAGTGCATATTATCAGGGAGCAGGCCTGGGGATTTCTGCGGAGGAGGAAAGCAAAGAGATGTTACACTTATTATAAGCCTTAGTctcatttgactttttaaaaagccctatgtgatttttaaaatgtattaaaaatgtgTATCTGCAAAAACATTGATTTGAGTCATAAAGTACCCAAATCAAGCATTGATGCTAAGAGTTCCTCTAGGTGGGGACATTTTTTACTGTTGAAGCTTACCTTTCTCCTGAAGAACCGTAACATTTTAGAACAGTACCTCAACAACACCTCTAGGaagaaaaatttctaaaattaaaataattcttatcaATTCAGTTCCACTGGTGTTTCCTTATTTCCATTCTCTTCCCTTGTATCTGCTTTTACAATTcagttttccttttcagtttcagGCAAATAGTTGGAAGAGTCTTATCCTCAAAATATGTCAGGGGTCCCTGAGCCCACTGCCCTCCCATTATTGCTATGAGCTTCAGTATCTAATCAAGCAGATGTTTAAAAAGAATCCCTCACATCGCCCCTCGGCCACAACGCTTCTCTCCAGAGGCTCTTTAGCTCGGCGCATCCGGAAGTACTTGCCCCCAGAGGTACGTATGATGCGTGTGGGGTTGACTGTGAACAGTTTTCAAGTGTTAGTTAACTTTGAAGCACAACTACG
This window encodes:
- the NEK3 gene encoding serine/threonine-protein kinase Nek3, whose protein sequence is MDGYTVLRVIGEGSFGRALLVQQESSNRMFAMKEIRLPKSPSDTQNSRKEAVLLAKMKHPNIVAFKESFEAEGHLYIVMEYCDGGDLMQKIKHQKGKLFPEDMILNWFTQMCLGVNHIHKKRVLHRDIKSKNVFLTQSGKVKLGDFGAARLLSNPMAFACTYVGTPYYVPPEIWENMPYNNKSDIWSLGCILYELCTLKHPFQANSWKSLILKICQGSLSPLPSHYCYELQYLIKQMFKKNPSHRPSATTLLSRGSLARRIRKYLPPEIITEYGEQILEETKKSKHSTPRKKDPSRVRIALQSEASTVQRKEPGGKCSHTDLESINTNLIENTLTVNREEKDNRAVPQSKASSPGPLRRQWEKNASTTALAALGNAPVLTSSLTAEDSGGGCVIKYSENNTRKQWLREAPETLLSILRNADLSLAFQTYTIYRPGAEGFLKGPLSEETEASDDVDGDHDSVILDLERLEPGLDEEDTDFEEDDSPDWVSELKQRAGWQEVCSG